CGTTGATTATATACacaatggacaaaagtattgggacacacctcttaatcattgaattccgGTGTTTCTTTGGATCCATTACCATGGTTGTATAAAATCAAGTACCTGCTGGCTGTAGGCATGTAGTCAGGTTCACAAACATTCGTGAAAgtgggtcgttctgaagagctcagtgagtaTAAGCACTGGATGCCACCTTTCCAAGAAGAcagtgtgtgattttttttccatgctaGATATTACATAATTAACTGTAAGGGGTATAATTGCAAAGTAAAAGCGTTTAAGAACAATAGAAACTCCACAACACATAAAATACTGTAACAGAGCGAGTTCCCTGAGTGGTGAGGTACATTGTGTGTAAAAGTCGCCAGACTCAGTAACTGCAAAGTTCCAAACTtcttctggcattaaccccagcacaaaaattgtgcactgggagcttcatggaatgggcttccatggccgagcagctgcatgcaagcctcacatcaccaagcgcaatgccaagAGTTGGATGGAGTGGTATAAAGCAGGCTGCCACTGGGCTCTGGAGCGGTGGATATGTCCTCTGTgacaaatcacgcttctctgtctggcagtctgatggatgaggcTGGTTTTGGCAGATGTGAGGAGAACGTTACTTGTCTGACTAGAAATTGTGACAATTGTAAAGTTtgatggaggagggataatggtatggggctgtttttcaggaGTTGAGCTAGGCCACTTAATTCCAGTGAAGGGACCTCTTGGTGTTTCACCCTACCAAGAcaatttggacaattctatgcttccaactttggaGGAACGGTTTggagaaggcccttttctgttccagcatgactatgCCCATAGTGCACAAGACATGCTTGTGAAAGTTCGGTGTAGAAcggcttgactggcctacacagAGCCCTAATCTCAACCCCATTGAACACCTTTGGGGTGAGCTAAAACAGAGATTGAAAACTAGGCCTTCACATCCACCATCAGTGTCCGGCCTCATAAATGTTCTTCAGAAtagatgggcaaaaattcccacagtcactccaaaatcttgtggaaaaccTTTCCAGACGAGTGGCAGCTATTAgtaccaactccatattgatgcctatggatttagaataggctgtcataaaagttcctgtaagtGTAAGGGACAGGTGTCCATATAGTGCAGTTAGATGTCCTGTCCTTTAAAACAAAGCTTTGTAAATAGTAACAGTGGATCTTTCGTCCCTGGTTTAAACAACACAGAAAAATGTATTCGCACAAACAGCAGGTCATTGATACAATTGACAAAACACAGGCTGCTGTTTGCAGAAATTGCTGAGCTGCCCAGTATCTGTGGTGTTTAACATGGAATGGGGTGTTAACACTCCAGTATATCCTGCATATGACAAATTAGAAGCTCTTCTGAGGGGCATAGTGTCCACTCACAGGGCCGGGAGTAACAGGAGACACagcatgtgtttttcttttgtttcacTTACTCCGTGCTTTTCATAAAATAGTATTTTAAAGTTTTCAGTCTAGTTATTCTGACTTCCGTGAGCAGCATGTCCACCTTATGACAAGAGTGTTAGCTACAGCATAAAGAAAGAATTTTCAGTTTTCAAGAGAAGgaacttcatgttcatcatgttCTTCATAAGCGTTCCAAAACCTCAATGCCTTTTATCCTACCTGATAAACAACAGTGACTCAGATCCATTGGCACCTATATTTTATAAAggaaaatattttatgttatgtacccaatatgtaatattaacatGCCGTGTTGAGATAAAAGCTTATAGCATAACTGTGCTCAAGACATTCAtgaaaaagaagacagaatttcCATTTCCATTAACATGCTGTGGAGATGCATCCTGTGTGTACATTATCAATATCTGTGTTTGCCTTATTCTGTCAGGCCCAACGTAAATAGCCGGTTATAAAATCAAGTGATGTCAGAGGAcctctctctcccttcctcaAAATGTGAGGATACGCCCAATTTCAGGCTTTTAAATGGGAAGCACTGGCATAAtgcccccatcctgcctctgtgCTCGGTCAACAGACTTGTGTTTGTTCAGCTAATCATGAATTATCATCCTCTTTCCTCCGTAGTCTTTCGTCTCCTCAGTGGAGGTTGGCTTGGTTGTTTACCTGTTCCTTGTGGGGATTCTCTCTCCATCTTCTCAGTttgaaagtttatttcattgtccctttaaataaacaaatgttcTTCCTGTTTGGGTCCAGGAGGTTCCCCTACCTTATTCCCTATGTTTACCGAGACCCACCCGTTGATGAGTGGTTATAGAAGGAGAGTTAAGGATGGATGTACAGAATGCATTTTTCCTTGTGTTACTGTGGTTTTGTTATAGAACTTCAAAGAGAAGTGCCTTTAATGAACAACAACAACTGAAAATAATGTTTGCTTTATTTTAGAAAGTAACATCAGAAAACATAAATAAGAAGAAACAATTTTTCCTACACATTTTCATACCACAGTTATtaatatgaaatataaaatcaaaAGAAAACAGACCATACTGTATGTGTTGTATTATATTTGGTTAAAGCTGTTTTTCTGCAGCAGCATACATGGCAAATATGATGGCTTTACAGTTTGTAGCATAAAAATGCAAGTTTTGATCCAAGTTAAAAATTAATTCATGAGTCACAATCAATCAATAATTGTCCCTTTTCTGTAACACATATATATTTTCACCATCTTTATGTTCCATTTTAGCAATTGACATGCGTCAACATTTAAGTGGATTTCCTTGAAGATCAAGAAGGTGGGAGTCAGCTGTACTAACCCCTGATTCTCTTCTGGCTCTGATATGCTGATCACTGGATCAGCTCAGTATAAGAAGTATCTGATCCTGCCTCACAGCtcctggctgcactctgtggtcCAGTTGGCCAAGAGATCACTGAAGTCTGGTGTGCAGGAGCTACTAAGCATACATGGGGGGTTACTGGGATTGGGTTCTCTCCAGAAACTAGGTGGTAAGCGTCGCTTGCACATGGGTAAAATCTGCCCCGTGCCGTTATCAGCTCTTTGGTCCCAGCCctggtcacactgctgttcgGGATCCGCATACCTCCGAAGGCCATAGTCAAAAAGTTCAGCCAGCGGCCCCAGATGCTGAAAGTTCTCCTGGCTGCACAGTGCCTCCAGTCCTTTACTCTCTACAGGCATGGACGTGCTACGGGACCCTATATGATCTTCCCGCTGTACTTCATTGCCAGCAGAAACACCCAGGCCACTCTGGGCTATCTTAACAAGGTCTGCATAGTAACGCTCACGACCACATTTCCCCAGGAATGCTCGTTCCTCATAAATGTCACAGGAGTCTGGGTCATCTCCTCGATTCTTCCGTCCAAAGTAACGCTGGATGTCACAGTTAATGAGTTCGGCGAAGTGAAGCAGACGATAGGTGGTTTCGGTGGGGCTGGGGGCAGAGCCTAGGTCCTGCCACTCTGCCTCATTCCCCTTTGTCTGGCAAAATAATCCCCCACCCTCTTCTAGATCCTCAACTTCTACTTCTTGCCCATCCAAGTCAtcttcctcttcatcctcaGTAAAATTTTCCTGAAAATTTATAGGGTAGTAGAAAGGATGTTGGAAGACTGTAGCCTGCTGGAAGTCAGTCAGGTTTCTTATAACCCCTGCAGCCATTTTAAACCCCACTTATCCTGTAAAAAAGAATGCAAATTTATATGGGTGAAAATCAGTCCCATAAAATGAATAGCGTGGGTTAGCATCATATTTCTGAATAAGTAAAGACACATATGTGAGGATGAGAGATTAAATGTTATGGTTACATCCAGTATTAGAGGACCTACTTTTTATGGGAAATTCATGATCTGCAGCATCTAGCACCTAATGGTTAATATCCAAAATATTTATCACTCAAATATTTATTTGTGCAAAAACTTGCAAAACGTGACTGAAAATGCTTTATAAGTCAACGGCACTATAATCTATTTATAGCTCAAATTATGGCATATAACActaattttaaatttgaaaaCGTTATTTAAATGCAGTTGAATTTAGGTAATACGTGTAAATCAATGAATATGTTTGACGTGGCACTTCTAATCTCTAATCTGTTACAGGTGGCTCACTATAATGGAAAGTTCTGCCTGCCATAACTTTAAtataataaagaataatatgTTTACACATTTGTGCTAAATTCTCATGCAACACATTTTTTCCAGAATGCTTGTTCTcataaataatacaatgtacaCACCACAGTTTAAAGTACTTACTTTACATAattaaaatatgtagaaatacaTAACGTTGGGTATTAATTACAGATGCAAAGACATtttcatataatcatattagaATATAATACGGTCATATATGACTTGTAAAGTATATATCTTATTACTTACTTAGCGTTCCTTCTTTCTTACAAAAGTGTTATTAAAACAGGGCTCTTACCACCTACGGTTCCAGCTCCCTCTCACAAGCTGTGCGCCTTCTTTCCAGGTCCTGCATTTATAGTAAAACATGGGGCTGCCTCCCTTTCAAATATTTAAAGGCAGTATTGTCACAGTACACTAGGCAAATAGAGCATTGGTTTGTTTTAGCACCCAGCAACCAGGGAGTAGTGAAGAAACAGAATAAGGGGTGAAAGAGCCGACAGCACCTTAATGGCCTCCTTGCTAGGGAATTGTTGAGTGTTGTTTCACTACAGCCCTCTATTGAACCTGGAGCCGCAGATGCCCATGGGGCTTGTGATGAAGGGCACGTTATCACTGCTCCACAGATCTGTGTGTCTAGTGAAGGATGGGCTAAATAGGCATGAAATTGAATTACACGCTATTTTGACTTTTGGAGTAGGCTCCCTTTTAAAAGAACATAAGGCTTATCTTGGAGTTTCTGCGCGGAGAGCGTCCGTGAACAGTTCTGAATGCTATAGCCTGTAATACGATGTTTCCAAAAGTTGCCAAATCGAAATCCTAAAAAAGGCTCTCCTCAAAGCAAAGTGGTCAGATGCAGTTTTCTGTCTTATAAAAACCAAGCAACGAAAATGAAATCGTCAGTACATTATGCAGGTAATTAATGTACTTATTTCATATGTGCTGTGTGGCGAGAGGAGGTATTCAGAAAGGGTATCATATGAAGGGTAATTTTATGCGTgtcatttaatgtttttttgggAGGTAGAATGAACTTTATATAATTAGGTAGCATAGTGTGCGTGGTTCCATTAAGCCTGAAAAGCAATCAGTAGCCTTAAAGCCACTTATGACAGCAATGACCCTATGTAATTCAAATGACCATCATTAGCAAAAATTGAAATGTAAGGATATGTCTAATTACAATGGGGTGATTATTAGCCAATGCTGGAGTAACAGGGTGTCTAATGACCCCGTGCAGCGGACACAGCATATGCCCTGACATATGTTCTGCAGGATTGGCTCTTCTgcattaattataataaaagCGGCACAGTGTCCGTCAGCGTGCCTTATCAGCGCATCCTCGTTTGGCTTGGACCGCCTAGCTCCACTTTACCCCCCCACCTTCACGTGCAGGCGGTGCCTCTGCTGAATATTGCTCAAACATGGGGCAAACACTCCAATATTGATTTGGCCACATGAAAATCAATATCTGCAATATGTCAGCCCTTGAGTGCTGAGACAATAAATTACATGCACCATTAGCCGCAcaagcacacgcgcacacaagaAACTGTGTAGGTAAACTGATCTCCTGCTTTTCACTTGTAAACAGACATCATGTAAACTGTACCCATTTAACATGGCTGATGGACATTACCAAAAGGCAGCAGGGCAACATTCAATGTATTCCAGTTAGAAAAAGAAACACTGAAAGAACTTGACATACATTATGCATCATAAATCATGCACTATGGACTACAAATGTGCAAAACTTGTTTTCACATTGTTTTCTCATTTCAAATACTATTTCAAAAAGCATGTGTCTGTATTTTGTGAGAAATTTGACAGCTCTCTGTCTATCTCTctctatatttatattatattatattatattatattatattatattata
The sequence above is a segment of the Brienomyrus brachyistius isolate T26 chromosome 5, BBRACH_0.4, whole genome shotgun sequence genome. Coding sequences within it:
- the LOC125742423 gene encoding protein PERCC1, with amino-acid sequence MAAGVIRNLTDFQQATVFQHPFYYPINFQENFTEDEEEDDLDGQEVEVEDLEEGGGLFCQTKGNEAEWQDLGSAPSPTETTYRLLHFAELINCDIQRYFGRKNRGDDPDSCDIYEERAFLGKCGRERYYADLVKIAQSGLGVSAGNEVQREDHIGSRSTSMPVESKGLEALCSQENFQHLGPLAELFDYGLRRYADPEQQCDQGWDQRADNGTGQILPMCKRRLPPSFWREPNPSNPPCMLSSSCTPDFSDLLANWTTECSQEL